The following proteins come from a genomic window of Gynuella sunshinyii YC6258:
- a CDS encoding YeeE/YedE family protein: MISEMAGGSLIGISAALLWLGIGRISGMSGIISSLFTLHVQRYHWVIWFLIGIIMANPVYRFSGGQINIQINDNILVLLCAGLLVGAGAYIGNGCTSGHSICGVGRLSGRSIVSTIVFIMMGMITVAITG, translated from the coding sequence ATGATCAGCGAAATGGCAGGTGGTTCATTAATCGGTATATCCGCTGCATTGCTATGGCTCGGTATTGGCCGAATCAGTGGTATGAGCGGCATCATCTCTTCGTTATTTACATTACATGTACAGCGTTATCATTGGGTCATCTGGTTTTTGATCGGCATCATCATGGCCAACCCAGTCTACCGGTTTTCGGGCGGTCAAATTAACATTCAAATTAACGACAATATCCTGGTTCTGTTGTGCGCGGGGCTGTTGGTTGGCGCCGGAGCATACATTGGCAATGGTTGTACCAGTGGTCATAGTATCTGTGGTGTCGGCCGGCTGTCGGGCAGATCCATCGTCTCTACCATTGTGTTTATCATGATGGGAATGATTACTGTCGCTATCACCGGTTAG
- the nifH gene encoding nitrogenase iron protein, which produces MGLRQCAIYGKGGIGKSTTTQNLVAALAEAGKKVMIVGCDPKADSTRLILHSKAQNTIMEMAAEAGTVEDLELEDVLKSGYGNVKCVESGGPEPGVGCAGRGVITAINFLEEEGAYEEDLDFVFYDVLGDVVCGGFAMPIRENKAQEIYIVCSGEMMAMYAANNISKGIVKYANSGGVRLAGLICNSRNTDREDELIEALAAKLGTQMIHFVPRDNVVQRAEIRRMTVIEYDPKAGQADEYRALANKIIENKVFVIPNPLTMDELEELLMEFGIMDEEDESIIGKTATELEA; this is translated from the coding sequence ATGGGACTACGTCAATGTGCAATTTATGGTAAGGGCGGTATTGGTAAGTCCACCACCACTCAAAACCTGGTTGCCGCGTTAGCAGAGGCCGGTAAGAAAGTCATGATCGTTGGTTGTGACCCGAAAGCCGATTCGACTCGACTGATACTGCATTCCAAAGCTCAGAATACCATTATGGAGATGGCGGCCGAAGCGGGCACTGTAGAAGATCTCGAACTTGAAGATGTATTAAAAAGCGGTTACGGCAATGTGAAGTGCGTCGAATCCGGTGGTCCTGAGCCAGGTGTCGGATGTGCCGGTCGTGGTGTGATCACTGCCATCAACTTCCTGGAAGAGGAAGGTGCTTACGAAGAGGATCTGGACTTCGTTTTCTATGACGTACTGGGTGATGTGGTGTGTGGTGGTTTTGCCATGCCTATTCGTGAAAACAAGGCTCAGGAAATTTATATCGTTTGTTCCGGTGAAATGATGGCGATGTACGCAGCCAACAACATTTCAAAAGGTATCGTTAAGTACGCCAACTCTGGTGGTGTACGTCTGGCCGGATTGATTTGTAATTCACGTAACACTGATCGTGAAGATGAACTGATTGAAGCACTGGCTGCCAAACTCGGTACCCAGATGATTCATTTTGTGCCCCGCGACAATGTCGTACAACGTGCGGAAATTCGCCGTATGACAGTGATCGAGTACGATCCAAAAGCCGGTCAGGCGGACGAATATCGGGCTTTGGCCAACAAGATCATCGAAAACAAAGTGTTTGTCATACCTAATCCTTTGACCATGGATGAGCTGGAAGAGCTTCTGATGGAGTTCGGCATTATGGACGAAGAGGACGAAAGCATCATTGGAAAAACAGCTACCGAGCTGGAAGCCTGA
- the nifD gene encoding nitrogenase molybdenum-iron protein alpha chain: MAGMTREETEALIQEVLEVYPEKAQKDRAKHLSPNDPELEQSKKCITSNKKSLPGVMTIRGCAYAGSKGVVWGPIKDMIHISHGPVGCGQYSRAGRRNYYIGTTGVNTFVTMNFTSDFQEKDIVFGGDKKLDKLIDEIEMLFPLNKGISIQSECPIGLIGDDIEAVAKKKNAETGKTVVPVRCEGFRGVSQSLGHHIANDAIRDWALSKRDDDNSFATTPYDVAIIGDYNIGGDAWSSRILLEEMGLRVVAQWSGDGTISEMELTPKVKLNLVHCYRSMNYISRHMEEKYGIPWLEYNFFGPTKTIESLRKIAAQFDESIQQKCEEVIEKYKPEWEAVVAKYRPRLEGKRVMLYVGGLRPRHVIGAYEDLGMEVVGTGYEFGHNDDYDRTLKEMGSATLLYDDVTGYEFEEFVKKVKPDLIGSGIKEKYIFQKMGVPFRQMHSWDYSGPYHGFDGFAIFAKDMDMTLNNPCWKKLEAPWKKTEVEDTLEAATA; encoded by the coding sequence ATGGCTGGCATGACTCGTGAAGAAACCGAAGCTTTGATTCAGGAAGTATTGGAAGTTTACCCTGAGAAAGCACAGAAAGACCGCGCCAAGCACTTGAGTCCGAATGACCCTGAGCTTGAACAGTCAAAAAAATGTATTACTTCCAATAAAAAATCCCTTCCAGGTGTAATGACCATTCGTGGTTGTGCTTATGCCGGGTCCAAAGGTGTGGTCTGGGGACCGATCAAGGATATGATTCATATTTCCCATGGCCCCGTCGGTTGCGGACAATATTCCCGCGCTGGACGCCGTAATTATTATATCGGCACCACCGGAGTGAATACCTTCGTGACCATGAACTTCACCTCTGATTTCCAGGAAAAGGACATCGTATTCGGCGGTGATAAGAAGCTCGATAAACTGATTGATGAAATAGAAATGCTGTTCCCGTTGAACAAAGGGATTTCGATTCAGTCAGAATGTCCGATTGGCTTGATCGGTGATGATATCGAAGCGGTCGCCAAGAAGAAAAACGCCGAAACCGGCAAAACGGTTGTACCGGTTCGTTGTGAAGGATTTCGAGGCGTTTCCCAGTCTCTCGGTCACCACATTGCGAATGATGCCATTCGCGACTGGGCGTTGAGCAAACGCGACGATGATAACAGCTTTGCCACTACACCTTACGATGTCGCCATCATTGGTGATTACAACATCGGTGGTGATGCCTGGTCTTCCCGTATTCTGCTCGAAGAAATGGGTTTGCGAGTGGTTGCGCAGTGGTCCGGTGACGGCACTATTTCTGAAATGGAACTGACACCGAAAGTCAAACTGAATCTGGTGCACTGTTACCGCTCAATGAACTACATCTCCCGTCATATGGAAGAGAAGTACGGTATCCCATGGCTGGAATACAACTTCTTCGGCCCGACCAAAACCATAGAGTCGCTGCGCAAAATTGCCGCTCAGTTTGATGAGAGCATTCAGCAGAAGTGCGAGGAAGTGATCGAGAAGTACAAGCCGGAATGGGAAGCGGTGGTGGCCAAGTATCGTCCGCGTCTTGAAGGCAAGCGGGTGATGCTGTACGTGGGTGGTTTGCGTCCACGCCATGTGATCGGGGCTTATGAGGATCTCGGCATGGAAGTGGTGGGTACCGGATATGAGTTCGGTCACAACGATGACTATGACCGCACCCTCAAGGAAATGGGCAGCGCAACGCTGTTGTATGACGACGTCACCGGTTACGAGTTCGAGGAATTCGTTAAGAAGGTCAAACCGGATCTGATCGGTTCCGGTATCAAAGAGAAATATATCTTCCAGAAAATGGGGGTGCCGTTCAGACAAATGCACTCCTGGGATTATTCCGGTCCTTATCATGGCTTTGATGGTTTTGCCATTTTTGCCAAGGATATGGATATGACTCTGAATAATCCATGCTGGAAAAAGCTGGAAGCGCCCTGGAAGAAAACCGAAGTGGAAGACACTCTGGAAGCGGCGACTGCCTGA
- the nifK gene encoding nitrogenase molybdenum-iron protein subunit beta produces the protein MSQKVEDIKPSYPLFREQEYVDLLASKREQFEEAHPQEKIEEVFQWTTTEEYKELNFQRQALTVNPAKACQPLGAVLCSLGFEKTLPYVHGSQGCVAYFRTYFNRHFKEPVACVSDSMTEDAAVFGGQSNMKDGLENAKAMYKPEMIAVSTTCMAEVIGDDLNAFISNSKNEGHIPKEFPTPFAHTPSFVGSHTTGWDNMFEGIARYFTLNYMEDKEVGSNGKLNIVPGFETYLGNYRVIRRMMSDMGVSLSLLSDPSEVLDTPADGQYRMYEGGTTLDEMKDAPNAFNTIFLQPWQSDKSKKFVTNTWHHEVPKLSIPMGLEWTDEFLMKVSEITGQDIPDVLAIERGRLVDMMTDSHTWLHGKKYALWGDPDFVMGMSKFLLELGAEPTHILANNANKRWKKAMDEILAESPYGKDCEVHIGKDLWHMRSLVFTNKPDFMIGNSYGKFIQRDTLHKGKEHEVPLIRIGFPIFDRHHLHRQTTLGYEGAMQMLTTLVNAVLERLDDETRGMQTTDYNYDLVR, from the coding sequence ATGAGTCAGAAAGTTGAAGATATCAAACCCAGCTATCCGTTGTTCCGTGAGCAGGAGTACGTCGATCTGCTGGCCAGCAAGCGTGAACAGTTTGAAGAAGCACATCCTCAGGAAAAAATTGAGGAAGTCTTTCAGTGGACTACGACTGAAGAATACAAGGAGCTTAACTTTCAGCGTCAGGCATTAACCGTCAACCCGGCCAAAGCCTGTCAGCCTCTGGGCGCCGTATTGTGTTCTCTGGGATTTGAAAAAACCCTGCCTTACGTGCATGGCAGTCAGGGGTGTGTCGCTTATTTCCGTACTTATTTTAACCGTCATTTTAAAGAACCGGTGGCCTGTGTATCCGATTCCATGACTGAAGATGCAGCGGTATTTGGCGGTCAAAGTAACATGAAGGATGGTCTGGAAAATGCCAAGGCCATGTACAAGCCGGAGATGATTGCCGTTTCTACCACTTGTATGGCTGAAGTGATAGGTGATGACCTCAATGCGTTCATTAGCAACTCCAAGAATGAAGGCCATATTCCCAAAGAGTTTCCAACACCGTTTGCCCATACCCCCAGTTTTGTTGGCAGTCATACCACCGGCTGGGACAATATGTTTGAAGGGATTGCCCGATACTTTACCCTCAACTATATGGAAGACAAGGAAGTGGGCAGCAATGGCAAGTTGAATATCGTGCCTGGGTTTGAAACTTATCTGGGTAACTATCGAGTGATCAGACGGATGATGTCGGACATGGGGGTTTCCCTGTCGCTGTTGTCTGATCCGTCAGAAGTGTTGGATACGCCTGCCGATGGTCAGTACCGGATGTATGAAGGTGGTACCACTCTGGATGAAATGAAAGACGCGCCGAATGCATTCAATACGATTTTTCTGCAGCCCTGGCAGTCTGACAAGTCCAAAAAGTTTGTGACCAATACCTGGCATCATGAAGTGCCCAAACTGAGTATTCCCATGGGCCTTGAATGGACGGATGAGTTCCTGATGAAGGTTTCAGAGATAACCGGTCAGGATATTCCTGATGTGCTGGCGATTGAACGCGGACGACTGGTAGACATGATGACGGACTCCCATACCTGGTTGCATGGCAAGAAGTATGCACTTTGGGGTGATCCTGATTTTGTCATGGGCATGAGCAAGTTTCTGCTGGAGCTGGGGGCCGAGCCAACGCATATCCTGGCCAATAATGCCAACAAGCGCTGGAAAAAAGCCATGGATGAAATCCTGGCGGAATCTCCATACGGCAAAGACTGCGAAGTCCATATCGGTAAGGATCTCTGGCACATGCGCTCATTGGTATTTACCAATAAGCCTGATTTCATGATCGGCAACTCCTACGGTAAATTTATCCAGCGCGATACCTTGCACAAGGGTAAAGAGCATGAAGTGCCATTGATTCGCATCGGCTTCCCGATCTTCGATCGCCATCACCTGCACCGTCAAACCACACTTGGCTATGAAGGTGCCATGCAGATGTTGACGACATTGGTTAATGCCGTACTGGAACGTCTGGATGATGAAACCCGCGGCATGCAAACCACTGACTACAACTACGATCTGGTTCGTTGA
- the nifT gene encoding putative nitrogen fixation protein NifT: MPNVILRNNENGQLTCYVAKKDLEDVIVAMEFEGPGSWGGEFELADGSKYYFEPMAEMPRLPVTVRARRAGGDS, from the coding sequence ATGCCGAACGTCATACTGCGTAATAATGAAAATGGCCAGTTAACCTGTTATGTGGCCAAGAAAGATCTTGAAGATGTGATTGTTGCCATGGAATTTGAAGGGCCGGGCAGCTGGGGAGGAGAGTTCGAGCTGGCGGATGGCAGTAAGTACTATTTTGAGCCCATGGCCGAAATGCCCCGTTTGCCGGTTACGGTACGCGCCAGGCGTGCAGGAGGTGACTCATGA
- a CDS encoding NifB/NifX family molybdenum-iron cluster-binding protein: MSEEAIAHEAALRIALAAREIPEGDVATLLKALISLVGEPLTTSKLAKVRVNRLQQASDAFADIDTQYLKKAVRFLKGLDMDLEGHAGLPPVEPYQEGDMPGSIRIAMCSNTGDQIDGHFGSCRYFMIYQISAEQSRLIAIRSADQEPEGEDKNEYRAAAIADCQVLYTMSIGGPAAAKVIKTGLFPIKFPKSGAVTEQAERLRLVLAGSPPPWLAKIMAQTQSEACLS, from the coding sequence ATGAGCGAAGAAGCCATTGCCCATGAAGCTGCGCTGCGGATTGCGCTGGCGGCGCGGGAGATTCCCGAAGGTGATGTCGCAACACTGTTAAAGGCGCTTATTTCTCTGGTGGGCGAACCACTGACCACCAGTAAGCTGGCAAAAGTCCGGGTGAACCGGCTGCAACAGGCGAGTGACGCATTTGCCGATATCGATACCCAATATTTAAAAAAAGCGGTGCGGTTTTTAAAAGGCCTGGATATGGATCTTGAGGGTCATGCCGGGCTGCCGCCGGTTGAACCTTATCAGGAAGGCGATATGCCGGGATCGATCCGGATTGCCATGTGTTCCAATACCGGTGACCAGATTGATGGTCATTTCGGTTCCTGCCGGTATTTTATGATTTATCAGATTTCGGCCGAACAAAGTCGCCTGATTGCCATTCGTAGTGCAGACCAGGAACCGGAAGGTGAAGATAAGAATGAATATCGGGCGGCGGCGATTGCTGATTGTCAGGTGCTGTACACCATGTCGATCGGTGGCCCGGCGGCTGCCAAAGTCATCAAGACCGGATTGTTCCCGATAAAATTTCCCAAAAGCGGTGCGGTGACAGAGCAGGCCGAACGATTACGTTTGGTACTGGCCGGATCACCGCCACCATGGCTGGCAAAAATCATGGCGCAAACCCAGTCGGAGGCCTGTCTGTCATGA
- a CDS encoding 4Fe4S-binding leucine-rich repeat protein: MSRAESHQIRLESDSESVDCSTCRHRQALLTEDHCQPGDRCVMSVSGRQIERFFRANPEQAVGYLTDIFWQRRALAARYAPVEYLKHMFADPDEAVRRTVAYRLPKYQLLAMIDDPDREVRITVADRIAIDQVERLVADSDYLVRAYVAQRLPTGRLFRLIRDPDRQVRKVVAQRLPAESLVLMAHDPEPEVRRVIASRLMPQQLTLFTHDEDWTVRLEVAVRAPLAVVQTLQDDPDEEVRLMVSQRLSAIGSIAGAASERP, from the coding sequence GTGAGTCGTGCAGAGAGTCATCAGATACGGTTGGAGTCTGATTCGGAATCCGTCGACTGTTCAACGTGTCGGCACCGGCAGGCGTTGTTAACGGAAGATCACTGTCAGCCCGGAGATCGTTGCGTTATGTCTGTTAGCGGTCGACAGATTGAGCGCTTCTTCCGCGCGAATCCTGAACAGGCGGTTGGCTATTTGACGGATATTTTCTGGCAGCGGCGGGCATTGGCGGCACGGTATGCTCCGGTTGAATATCTGAAGCATATGTTTGCCGATCCCGATGAGGCCGTCCGCAGGACGGTGGCTTATCGGTTACCGAAATATCAGTTGCTGGCAATGATCGATGATCCCGACCGTGAGGTCAGAATCACGGTGGCAGACCGGATTGCCATCGATCAGGTGGAGCGACTGGTGGCCGACAGTGATTATCTGGTTCGGGCTTACGTGGCTCAACGTCTGCCAACCGGTCGATTGTTCCGGTTAATCCGCGATCCGGACCGGCAGGTACGCAAAGTAGTGGCCCAACGACTGCCGGCGGAAAGCCTGGTATTGATGGCCCATGACCCTGAACCGGAAGTTCGCCGCGTCATTGCCAGTCGTCTGATGCCGCAACAGCTGACCTTGTTCACTCATGACGAAGACTGGACAGTGCGACTGGAAGTGGCGGTCAGGGCACCGCTGGCGGTGGTTCAAACATTGCAGGATGATCCGGATGAAGAAGTCCGACTCATGGTCAGTCAACGACTGTCTGCCATTGGATCCATCGCCGGGGCCGCGTCGGAAAGGCCCTGA
- a CDS encoding HAD-IA family hydrolase — protein sequence MTSCLLFDCDGTLVDSERLCNLGLVIQFAQLGVTLDVDELVVRYRGWKLDRTLAAIAGQYGLTLDDDFIPSYRAVVAELFESELQPIDGIVATLEQLPYPKAVVSSGPPQKIAQSLRLCGLADYFGDNIFSSYELGIWKPDPGIYQAAAREMGHDIAACAVIDDAPVGVEAGFRAGARTFFFNRFDESCEFDEVTSFKDMTLLPELIRR from the coding sequence ATGACGAGCTGTCTTCTGTTTGATTGTGACGGCACCCTGGTGGATAGTGAGCGGTTGTGTAATCTCGGGCTGGTCATTCAATTTGCCCAACTGGGCGTGACGTTGGATGTCGACGAATTGGTGGTTCGTTATCGCGGCTGGAAGCTGGACCGTACTCTGGCAGCCATTGCCGGACAATATGGGCTCACCCTGGATGATGACTTTATTCCGTCTTATCGCGCCGTGGTTGCGGAGTTGTTCGAATCAGAACTACAACCTATCGATGGCATTGTCGCCACGCTGGAGCAGTTACCTTATCCCAAGGCGGTGGTGTCCAGTGGACCACCCCAAAAAATAGCCCAGTCATTGCGGCTGTGTGGCCTGGCGGATTATTTCGGCGACAATATTTTCAGTTCCTATGAACTGGGTATCTGGAAACCGGACCCGGGGATCTATCAGGCGGCGGCCCGGGAAATGGGCCATGATATTGCCGCGTGTGCCGTGATTGATGATGCGCCGGTAGGTGTCGAGGCTGGTTTCCGGGCAGGTGCCAGAACGTTTTTCTTTAATCGATTTGATGAATCCTGCGAGTTTGATGAGGTTACATCATTTAAGGATATGACCCTGTTGCCAGAACTCATTCGACGCTGA
- a CDS encoding DUF1499 domain-containing protein — translation MWVVIGILLLLIGIGFARIYIQNSQVPQLGIQGGQLAAVPESPNAVSTQTDDLGKKISPLPFKHDPESTMEAIIAAVKQYGGARIIKQDRDYLYVVFTTPLMRFHDDAEFYLDETNRLVHFRSSSRAGYSDMGLNRKRYDMLKEFYLTK, via the coding sequence ATGTGGGTAGTCATTGGGATTCTGCTGTTACTGATAGGTATCGGATTTGCCAGAATTTATATCCAGAACAGTCAGGTTCCGCAATTGGGCATTCAAGGCGGCCAGCTGGCTGCAGTACCTGAATCACCCAATGCCGTTTCCACTCAAACCGATGACCTTGGCAAAAAAATCAGTCCTTTACCTTTCAAGCATGATCCAGAAAGCACCATGGAAGCCATTATCGCGGCCGTCAAACAATACGGCGGAGCCAGAATAATCAAGCAGGACCGCGACTATCTCTACGTCGTGTTTACCACCCCATTGATGAGATTCCATGACGACGCAGAGTTTTATCTCGATGAAACCAACCGGCTGGTGCATTTTCGCTCCTCCAGCCGGGCCGGATATTCAGACATGGGTCTCAACCGAAAACGCTATGACATGCTGAAAGAATTTTATCTGACAAAGTAG
- a CDS encoding DMT family transporter — MHVNDKKAMTYALCAIALWSTVATAFKLALAEQSLIQLLWLADLTTVIAVAMILLWQGRLWDALRGFCQHAKMALVLGCINPLCYYLVLFSAYQRLPAQVAQPINYTWAITLSLLAVPVLGHRFSRRDLISMVAAYGGVLLISLGGRSSGQPVTMTGVALALFSTLLWAGYWLMNSKDQREPTTAIFQNFLAALPFTTVLFLLQDQAGVWTLKSTLSGIYVGLFEMGITFVLWLQAMKHTSRTSMISNLIFLSPFVSLILISQVLGEKIGSLTIVGLLVIVAALWFQNQQKTTQPEISETPAE, encoded by the coding sequence ATGCATGTAAACGACAAAAAGGCGATGACTTATGCGCTCTGCGCCATTGCCCTGTGGTCTACCGTTGCCACTGCGTTCAAGCTGGCTTTGGCGGAGCAGTCGTTAATACAGCTACTGTGGCTGGCGGATCTGACAACGGTTATTGCCGTGGCGATGATTCTCTTGTGGCAGGGGCGTCTGTGGGATGCCTTGCGGGGTTTTTGCCAGCACGCAAAAATGGCGCTGGTGTTGGGCTGTATCAATCCGCTGTGCTACTACCTGGTGTTGTTTTCCGCCTATCAGCGTTTGCCGGCACAGGTGGCGCAACCCATCAATTATACCTGGGCCATTACCTTGTCACTGCTGGCGGTTCCGGTGCTGGGTCATCGTTTCAGCCGTCGCGATCTGATCAGTATGGTTGCGGCCTATGGCGGTGTTCTGCTGATCAGCCTGGGTGGTCGTTCCTCCGGTCAGCCGGTGACAATGACCGGTGTCGCACTGGCGTTATTCAGTACATTGTTGTGGGCGGGTTATTGGCTGATGAACTCCAAAGATCAACGCGAGCCGACCACCGCTATCTTTCAGAATTTTCTCGCAGCGTTGCCATTCACGACGGTGTTGTTCTTATTGCAGGATCAGGCGGGAGTCTGGACTTTGAAAAGTACACTTTCCGGTATTTATGTGGGTTTGTTTGAAATGGGGATCACATTTGTATTGTGGCTACAGGCAATGAAGCACACCAGTCGTACCAGTATGATCTCCAACCTGATTTTTTTGTCACCGTTCGTGTCACTGATCCTGATCAGTCAGGTGCTCGGAGAAAAAATCGGCAGCCTGACTATTGTTGGATTGCTGGTGATCGTAGCCGCCCTATGGTTCCAGAATCAGCAAAAGACAACACAACCTGAAATATCAGAAACGCCAGCCGAGTAA
- the rraA gene encoding ribonuclease E activity regulator RraA, with amino-acid sequence MNISTPDLCDEFEESLSILSPGFRDFGGVHQFYGQAVTISCLNDNSKIKAMSVTSGHGKVMVVDGQASMDYALLGDMIGDDLVKNGWSGIIINGCIRDVEALKTLQLGIKALNSIPRRSVKRDQGEVNVTLHFAGATVDPEDWVYADESGIVVSKHKLI; translated from the coding sequence ATGAACATTTCCACACCTGATTTATGCGATGAATTTGAAGAAAGCCTGAGTATCCTGAGCCCTGGTTTTCGGGATTTTGGTGGTGTACACCAGTTTTATGGCCAGGCAGTGACGATCAGTTGTCTGAATGACAACTCCAAGATCAAAGCCATGTCTGTCACTTCCGGACATGGCAAGGTTATGGTGGTGGATGGGCAGGCATCAATGGATTACGCCCTGCTGGGAGACATGATCGGTGATGATCTGGTCAAGAATGGCTGGTCCGGAATTATCATCAACGGCTGTATCCGGGACGTGGAAGCATTGAAAACCCTGCAACTCGGCATCAAGGCACTGAACAGCATCCCACGTCGTTCAGTCAAACGGGATCAGGGCGAAGTGAATGTCACATTACATTTCGCCGGCGCCACTGTTGATCCGGAAGACTGGGTGTATGCCGATGAAAGCGGTATTGTGGTGTCAAAACATAAACTCATCTAA
- a CDS encoding TetR/AcrR family transcriptional regulator, with translation MKTGRPRQSEKTDARSALIAAAQELFLKHDFDHVSTRQIANLAGVNSALIAYYFGNKIGLFENAMKEMLAPVVTLLNETIQDPSPEFLKQLMLTVSRRIPADMARLIIRTLLSDNQLLKTLVVNELARPMNVRLRKVLTKLQNNNLIDPAEDPKLLSFLLAALLIFPLAMQPIGEEILDYPFNAENRERLAQAQITLLMHGVLNPAHS, from the coding sequence ATGAAAACCGGCAGACCCAGGCAGAGCGAAAAAACAGATGCCCGAAGTGCACTGATTGCAGCCGCTCAAGAGTTGTTTTTAAAGCATGATTTTGATCATGTTTCCACTCGACAAATAGCTAATCTTGCCGGAGTGAATTCGGCGCTGATTGCTTATTATTTTGGGAATAAAATCGGCCTGTTCGAAAATGCCATGAAGGAAATGCTGGCTCCAGTGGTAACGCTGTTGAATGAGACCATTCAGGACCCCTCTCCCGAGTTTTTGAAACAGCTGATGCTGACGGTATCCAGACGCATTCCGGCAGATATGGCACGGTTGATTATCAGAACGCTGTTGTCAGACAATCAGTTACTGAAAACCCTGGTGGTGAATGAACTGGCCCGGCCAATGAATGTTCGTTTACGCAAGGTGCTGACCAAATTACAGAATAATAACCTGATTGATCCGGCGGAAGATCCCAAGCTGCTCAGCTTTTTGTTAGCAGCGTTGTTGATCTTCCCATTGGCGATGCAGCCGATCGGTGAGGAAATTCTGGATTATCCGTTCAATGCGGAAAATCGTGAGCGGTTGGCGCAAGCGCAAATAACCTTGCTGATGCATGGAGTTCTGAACCCCGCGCATTCTTGA